A region from the Coffea eugenioides isolate CCC68of chromosome 9, Ceug_1.0, whole genome shotgun sequence genome encodes:
- the LOC113783425 gene encoding patatin-like protein 6 codes for MAFNLRSETQEPSIDTDKLSYEIFSILESKFLFGYDDQKLWIPKQIAPAAATVVEENNKNEVVSTSPRGEMVDGNGVQAIKNQRGKICILSIDGGGMRGIVAGKALAYLENALKLKSGNPDARIADYFDVATGSGVGGIFTAMLFATKERGRPIFHADDTWKFLAEQGKKFYRSSSSSSSGGGSFLRRAFRGGGGGSATAASSAALEKSMIEAFADKTGRSLTLKDTLKPVLIPCYDLSSTAPFVFSRADALETDSFDFRLWEVCRATSAEPAAFEPVCLKSVDGQSRCVGVDGGLAMTNPTAAAITHVLHNKQEFPFVRGVEDILVLSLGTGQLLEGSFGYEQVKSWKAKDWARPLARISGDGSADLVDHAVAMAFGQSRSSNYVRIQATGSSFGRCGGNTDSDPSPDNVKLLVKVADEMLKQKNVESVLFNGKRIGEQSNLEKLDWFASELVLEHQRRSCRIAPTVAFKQATLADQDGPKQ; via the exons ATGGCTTTTAATCTTCGGTCTGAAACGCAAGAGCCCAGCATCGATACCGATAAGCTCAGCTATGAAATCTTTTCCATCCTGGAGAGCAAGTTTTTGTTTGGCTACGATGATCAGAAGCTTTGGATTCCTAAACAGATTGCTCCCGCCGCCGCCACCGTCGTTGAAGAGAATAATAAAAACGAGGTCGTTTCGACGTCGCCCCGAGGAGAAATGGTCGACGGAAACGGCGTTCAGGCGATAAAGAATCAGAGGGGGAAGATATGCATCCTCAGCATCGACGGTGGTGGAATGCGGGGCATCGTAGCTGGAAAAGCCTTGGCTTATTTGGAAAATGCGTTGAAGCTAAAATCGGGCAATCCTGACGCTAGAATCGCTGATTATTTCGACGTCGCCACGGGCTCCGGCGTCGGAGGTATCTTTACCGCCATGCTCTTTGCCACCAAGGAGCGAGGACGCCCGATTTTCCACGCGGATGATACGTGGAAATTCTTGGCCGAGCAGGGTAAGAAATTCTACCGCTCCTCGAGTTCGAGCTCCAGCGGAGGCGGCAGCTTTCTCAGGCGTGCTTTCCGAGGCGGAGGAGGCGGCAGCGCCACGGCCGCTTCATCAGCGGCCTTGGAGAAGTCGATGATAGAGGCGTTTGCGGACAAAACGGGGCGGAGCTTAACGTTGAAGGATACGTTAAAACCGGTACTGATTCCCTGCTACGATTTGTCCAGCACGGCGCCGTTCGTGTTCTCACGAGCCGACGCGCTGGAGACAGACAGCTTCGACTTCCGGCTCTGGGAGGTCTGCCGAGCGACGTCGGCGGAACCGGCGGCGTTCGAACCGGTATGCCTGAAGTCCGTAGACGGCCAGAGTCGTTGCGTGGGGGTGGACGGGGGATTGGCCATGACCAATCCAACGGCGGCGGCTATAACCCACGTGCTTCACAACAAACAAGAGTTCCCGTTCGTGCGGGGGGTGGAGGACATTTTGGTACTTTCACTAGGTACCGGCCAGCTCCTGGAAGGCAGCTTCGGGTACGAGCAAGTGAAGAGCTGGAAGGCCAAGGACTGGGCTCGTCCTCTGGCTCGCATATCCGGAGACGGCTCGGCTGACTTAGTCGACCACGCCGTCGCCATGGCTTTCGGCCAGAGTCGCAGCAGTAATTACGTCCGTATCCAG GCAACCGGATCCAGCTTTGGGCGATGTGGGGGGAATACAGACTCCGACCCGAGTCCCGACAACGTAAAATTGCTGGTGAAAGTAGCAGATGAAATGCTGAAGCAAAAGAATGTAGAGTCGGTGCTCTTCAATGGCAAGAGGATTGGAGAGCAGAGCAATTTGGAGAAACTGGACTGGTTCGCCAGTGAACTTGTGCTGGAGCATCAGAGGAGGAGCTGCAGAATAGCTCCCACTGTTGCTTTCAAACAAGCTACATTAGCAGACCAGGATGGCCCCAAACAGTAG
- the LOC113783278 gene encoding DNA-directed RNA polymerases I and III subunit RPAC2 — translation MEHGSYQDQSKATFSLTDEDHTLANSLRFTLNQDSRVTFCGYSIPHPSDARVNIRVQTTGDAAREVLKDSCQDLMLMCQHVRSTFDQAVLDFKNQKNLEAVNIK, via the exons ATGGAGCACGGGTCGTACCAGGATCAATCAAAGGCGACTTTTTCATTGACGGATGAGGATCATACCCTTGCTAATTCTCTTAGATTTACTCTAAATCAAGA TTCCAGAGTAACATTCTGTGGCTACAGTATCCCACATCCTTCTGATGCCCGTGTGAATATTAGAGTCCAGACAACAG GAGATGCGGCTAGGGAAGTACTGAAGGATTCATGCCAAGATCTGATGCTAATGTGTCAACACGTTCGAAGCACCTTTGACCAGGCTGTTCTGGATTTTAAGAATCAAAAGAATTTAGAAGCAGTCAATATCAAATGA